One Archangium lipolyticum DNA segment encodes these proteins:
- a CDS encoding cupredoxin domain-containing protein, with protein MSFFSKIIKPLLALALAGAVLTAGQGCSKPASPPAPSKPAATAPAAQEAKKPGEPRTIALSVTEKGYEPSPVTLKQGEPVKLVLTRTTEQTCATEIVLEDYGIDAKLPLNQPVEVSFTPTKTGKLVYGCAMGKMISGVFMVE; from the coding sequence ATGTCCTTCTTCTCCAAGATCATCAAGCCGCTGCTGGCCCTCGCCCTGGCGGGCGCGGTGCTGACCGCCGGGCAGGGCTGCTCCAAGCCCGCGAGCCCGCCGGCGCCCTCCAAGCCCGCCGCAACCGCCCCCGCGGCCCAGGAGGCGAAGAAGCCCGGTGAGCCGCGCACCATCGCGCTCTCCGTCACCGAGAAGGGCTACGAGCCGAGCCCCGTCACCCTCAAGCAGGGCGAGCCCGTGAAGCTGGTGCTGACCCGGACCACGGAGCAAACCTGCGCGACGGAGATCGTCCTCGAGGACTACGGCATCGACGCGAAGCTCCCCCTCAACCAGCCGGTGGAGGTGTCCTTCACCCCCACCAAGACGGGCAAGCTCGTCTACGGCTGCGCCATGGGGAAGATGATCAGCGGCGTGTTCATGGTGGAGTGA